The Brevibacillus brevis genome contains a region encoding:
- a CDS encoding amino acid permease: MSQNQLQRGLKARHLTMIAIGGSIGTGLFLASGGSIHSAGPGGALVAYLAISIMVYFLMTSLGEMAAFMPVSGSFSTYATRFVDPSLGFALGWNYWYNWAITIAVELSASALIMKYWFPDTPAILWSALFLGLLFALNLLSVKAYGESEYWFALIKVVTVIVFIIVGVLMIFGIMGGQAVGFQNFTKGDAPFNGGFMALLGVFMIAGFSFQGTELVGVAAGESEDPARNIPKAIRQIFWRILLFYILAILIIGLLVPYDNPNLISGDLTDIAISPFTIVFENAGFAFAASVMNAVILTSVLSAGNSGMYASTRMLWNLAKEGKAPKWFAKVTSNGVPINALILTALIGALAFLSSLFGEGEVYVWLLNASGMSGFIAWLGIAISHYRFRKAFIAQGRDLSELPYRAKWFPFGPIFAFIICCIVILGQNYSAFMGGTIDWYGVLVSYIGLPLFLIIWLAYKITQKTKIVPLEQVDFSMDEYTK; encoded by the coding sequence ATGTCACAGAATCAATTGCAACGTGGTTTAAAAGCCCGACACCTGACGATGATCGCCATCGGCGGTTCGATTGGGACGGGATTGTTTCTCGCCAGCGGAGGCTCGATCCATTCCGCCGGACCAGGTGGAGCTTTAGTCGCCTATCTCGCTATTAGTATCATGGTTTACTTCTTGATGACCAGCTTGGGGGAAATGGCGGCCTTCATGCCTGTGTCCGGTTCGTTTTCGACGTATGCCACACGGTTCGTCGATCCATCTCTCGGTTTTGCTCTCGGCTGGAACTATTGGTACAACTGGGCCATTACCATTGCCGTCGAGCTTTCAGCTTCCGCACTCATTATGAAATATTGGTTCCCGGATACCCCAGCGATATTGTGGAGCGCTTTATTCCTCGGATTGCTGTTTGCCTTGAATCTCCTGTCTGTGAAAGCCTATGGAGAATCTGAATATTGGTTTGCTTTGATTAAAGTAGTAACGGTTATCGTCTTTATAATTGTCGGTGTGTTGATGATTTTTGGCATTATGGGCGGCCAAGCAGTCGGCTTCCAAAACTTCACCAAAGGCGACGCGCCATTCAATGGCGGCTTCATGGCCCTGCTCGGTGTCTTTATGATTGCCGGATTCTCTTTCCAAGGGACAGAGCTCGTTGGTGTCGCAGCTGGGGAGAGCGAAGACCCTGCCCGCAACATTCCAAAGGCCATCCGTCAAATTTTTTGGCGCATTCTGCTCTTCTACATCCTCGCTATTTTGATCATCGGGTTGTTGGTTCCATACGATAATCCAAATCTGATTAGTGGCGACCTTACGGATATTGCAATCAGTCCGTTTACGATTGTTTTTGAAAATGCAGGTTTTGCTTTTGCAGCCTCCGTCATGAATGCCGTTATTCTTACGTCTGTATTGTCTGCTGGTAACTCTGGCATGTACGCCTCTACACGCATGCTGTGGAACTTGGCGAAAGAAGGAAAAGCACCAAAATGGTTCGCAAAAGTAACAAGTAACGGCGTACCGATCAATGCTTTGATCTTGACTGCGCTCATCGGCGCCCTTGCTTTTCTGTCCTCCCTGTTTGGGGAAGGCGAGGTGTATGTCTGGCTATTGAATGCGTCCGGTATGTCAGGCTTCATCGCTTGGCTGGGAATTGCCATTAGTCACTACCGTTTCCGCAAAGCGTTTATCGCTCAGGGCCGTGACTTAAGCGAACTGCCTTATCGGGCAAAGTGGTTCCCGTTTGGACCGATTTTTGCTTTCATCATTTGCTGCATCGTTATTTTGGGGCAAAACTACTCCGCATTCATGGGTGGAACAATCGACTGGTATGGCGTCCTGGTCTCTTACATTGGCCTGCCACTTTTCTTAATCATTTGGCTCGCTTATAAAATCACGCAAAAGACCAAGATCGTCCCTCTTGAACAAGTAGACTTCAGCATGGATGAATACACGAAATAA
- a CDS encoding TolC family protein, translating to MKSRLFKHIYSTTLVTSLLTGGAHLALAAPLVATAEQTDVSPLSLDFAVEQALKNSVDLEVLRLDLDTTKYETSITLREKAEIKKADIMTLADAKKKFEDAAKAIKEVVVDEVALNTQKNTLQLQVQKAFFEVQSLDAKIKAQKKSLQRQYWLDSQETEAHKNLAALEASYKQALAKLNDLMNEKADRQWKMIATDLTHHELPSLEQLQAKAFEKRPEMLKAQAEIDFAQVRIDYTAEYSALSTHKGTIAKNEHKKAELQKQKTQKKIGQEVSDNYTKVLAAKKALEESTTKKEAALERYQATIDQYRLGKASMKELMEDEANLFDSETKAIESVYQYNLAASTLNQSSGY from the coding sequence ATGAAATCCAGGCTCTTCAAACACATTTACAGCACAACATTAGTCACTTCTCTCCTCACAGGTGGCGCCCATTTGGCTCTGGCCGCTCCACTCGTGGCCACTGCTGAACAGACGGATGTTTCCCCTTTGTCGCTAGATTTCGCAGTTGAACAGGCACTAAAGAATAGCGTTGATCTGGAGGTGCTTCGGCTTGACTTAGATACTACGAAGTACGAAACATCCATCACCCTGAGAGAAAAAGCAGAAATCAAAAAAGCCGACATCATGACCTTGGCTGATGCAAAAAAGAAATTCGAAGACGCAGCCAAAGCGATCAAAGAAGTGGTTGTCGATGAAGTCGCCCTGAATACGCAAAAAAATACCCTTCAATTGCAAGTGCAAAAAGCATTCTTCGAAGTCCAATCATTAGACGCCAAAATCAAAGCGCAGAAGAAAAGCTTGCAAAGACAGTACTGGTTGGACTCCCAAGAAACAGAAGCTCACAAAAATCTTGCTGCCCTTGAAGCCAGCTACAAGCAAGCATTGGCCAAGCTCAACGATTTAATGAATGAAAAAGCGGACAGACAATGGAAAATGATCGCCACTGATCTGACCCACCATGAGCTGCCTTCCCTGGAGCAATTGCAAGCAAAAGCTTTTGAAAAACGTCCTGAGATGCTCAAGGCACAAGCAGAAATAGACTTTGCCCAAGTAAGAATTGATTACACAGCCGAGTATTCCGCACTCAGTACACATAAAGGTACAATCGCAAAAAATGAGCACAAAAAAGCGGAACTGCAAAAACAAAAAACACAAAAGAAAATCGGTCAAGAAGTAAGTGACAACTATACGAAGGTACTGGCAGCGAAAAAAGCCTTAGAGGAAAGTACAACAAAGAAAGAAGCCGCATTGGAGCGCTATCAGGCAACAATCGATCAATATAGATTAGGAAAAGCATCGATGAAAGAACTGATGGAAGACGAAGCAAACCTGTTTGACTCCGAAACAAAAGCAATCGAATCGGTTTATCAATACAATCTCGCTGCTTCCACCTTGAATCAGTCAAGTGGCTATTAA
- a CDS encoding aminoglycoside phosphotransferase family protein, whose protein sequence is MISLPPHFIQTITGVHKEEGRLWLDSFHELIADCEARWSLKVLEPFPLSYNFVAPVVLQDGRNAVLKLGLPGVEWQRELAVIRAFAGRGMVQLLDADEEKGIMLLERIMPGETLDKLSSEDDRIECLADVIKRMHTPVSRAGKLAATFPTIADWAVGLEKIHPYFQGGTGPIPEQMVEQAMRWYKKLLSTQKEQCLLHGDLHHENILRAEREPWLAIDPKGLIGETEYEVIPFLLNHLPEVGVEEVMKQRVDGLTKALSLQKERVLAWAYCHSVLSAWWFIEDFGVDGGRLVMPRVFERLLYE, encoded by the coding sequence ATGATTTCATTGCCACCCCATTTTATACAAACAATTACGGGCGTACATAAAGAAGAGGGGCGTCTATGGCTGGATTCCTTTCATGAATTGATTGCTGATTGCGAAGCACGGTGGTCTCTAAAGGTGCTTGAGCCATTTCCACTTTCTTATAACTTTGTCGCACCAGTTGTGTTGCAGGATGGGAGAAACGCAGTGCTAAAGCTTGGTTTGCCTGGAGTGGAATGGCAAAGAGAGCTAGCAGTGATTCGAGCTTTTGCAGGGCGGGGAATGGTGCAGCTGCTCGATGCTGACGAGGAAAAAGGCATCATGCTTTTGGAGCGCATCATGCCAGGGGAGACACTGGATAAGCTGAGCAGCGAAGACGATCGAATTGAATGCTTGGCGGACGTGATCAAAAGGATGCATACCCCCGTTTCGAGAGCTGGTAAGCTTGCCGCTACGTTTCCGACGATCGCGGACTGGGCTGTGGGACTGGAAAAGATTCACCCTTATTTCCAAGGGGGGACAGGACCAATTCCCGAACAAATGGTGGAGCAGGCCATGCGATGGTACAAAAAACTTCTCTCCACACAAAAAGAACAGTGTCTGCTGCATGGTGATCTTCATCATGAAAATATTTTACGAGCAGAAAGAGAGCCGTGGTTGGCAATTGATCCAAAGGGGCTGATCGGGGAGACGGAATACGAGGTGATTCCGTTTTTGCTGAACCATTTGCCCGAGGTTGGGGTAGAAGAAGTAATGAAACAGCGAGTCGATGGGCTGACAAAGGCGCTGTCTTTGCAAAAAGAGAGAGTGTTGGCGTGGGCCTATTGCCATAGTGTGCTGTCGGCTTGGTGGTTCATAGAGGATTTTGGTGTAGACGGCGGTCGTCTGGTGATGCCGAGAGTTTTTGAGAGGCTGTTATATGAGTAA
- a CDS encoding aminotransferase — MSTQVKVKNRLSSTVQSLKPSGIRRFFDLAASMEGVISLGVGEPDFVTPWRMREASISSLERGHTAYTSNAGMLPLRVEIQKYLEERFSVSYHPETEILVTVGASEAIDIALRAILDPGDEVLVVEPCYVSYEPVIRLAGGVPVFLKTTMENQFKLTPQELEAHITARTKAIIFCYPNNPTGGTMTAEEWKTLLPIIEKHDLMVISDEIYAELTYGRMHDSIAALPGMKDRTILISGFSKAFAMTGWRLGYVCASPDLLAGMLKIHQYTMLCAPTMAQMAALEALRHGRSDMERMIESYRQRRNYVVDGFRQIGLTCHEPDGAFYAFPSVASTGLSSSEFAEKLLMEEKVAVVPGDVFGESGQGHIRCSYATSMEQLKKALDRMERLMGRLS, encoded by the coding sequence GTGAGTACACAAGTCAAAGTCAAAAACCGTTTATCCAGTACAGTTCAATCGTTGAAGCCATCAGGTATTCGCCGCTTTTTCGATTTGGCAGCATCGATGGAGGGAGTCATTTCCTTAGGTGTAGGGGAGCCTGATTTCGTCACTCCTTGGCGCATGAGAGAAGCTTCGATTTCTTCGTTGGAGCGTGGACATACAGCTTATACATCCAATGCAGGTATGTTGCCATTGCGTGTGGAAATTCAGAAATACTTGGAAGAACGTTTTTCTGTCAGCTATCATCCAGAGACAGAAATTCTCGTGACGGTTGGTGCCAGCGAAGCGATTGATATCGCTCTGCGTGCCATTCTCGATCCAGGTGATGAAGTATTGGTCGTAGAACCTTGCTATGTCTCCTATGAACCAGTCATTCGCTTGGCTGGCGGGGTGCCAGTATTCCTGAAAACAACGATGGAAAACCAGTTCAAGCTGACACCGCAAGAGTTGGAGGCGCACATCACCGCGCGTACAAAAGCAATCATTTTCTGCTATCCAAATAACCCGACCGGGGGGACCATGACGGCTGAAGAGTGGAAAACACTTTTGCCGATCATTGAAAAGCATGACCTCATGGTGATCTCCGATGAGATTTATGCGGAGCTTACCTACGGACGAATGCATGATAGTATCGCGGCTCTGCCAGGGATGAAAGATCGGACAATCCTGATCTCCGGTTTTTCCAAAGCGTTCGCGATGACCGGCTGGCGTCTGGGATATGTCTGCGCGTCACCTGATTTGCTCGCAGGCATGCTGAAAATCCACCAGTACACCATGCTGTGTGCACCGACAATGGCTCAGATGGCTGCGTTGGAAGCCCTGCGCCACGGACGTTCTGATATGGAACGAATGATCGAGAGCTACCGTCAGCGACGCAATTATGTGGTAGATGGATTTCGTCAAATCGGATTGACTTGCCATGAGCCGGACGGCGCATTCTACGCATTCCCGTCTGTAGCTTCTACAGGTCTCAGCTCTTCTGAGTTTGCGGAGAAGCTGCTCATGGAGGAAAAGGTAGCTGTTGTACCTGGAGATGTGTTTGGCGAAAGCGGACAGGGGCATATCCGTTGTTCTTATGCAACATCGATGGAGCAGTTGAAGAAGGCGCTGGATCGTATGGAGCGCTTGATGGGACGACTGTCATAA
- a CDS encoding Lrp/AsnC family transcriptional regulator, whose product MDRLKQRELLHLLEEDSRMSAEQIGKMIGEPTEVVEQTIAALEAEKVIVKYPALVNWERVDDHPYVNAMIDVKVTPKRDVGFDEVAERICRFPEVKAVYLMSGASYDLSIILEGKTMKEVATFVSQKLSTLDSVVSTATHFILKRYKHDGIELEDRDEDHRMVVTP is encoded by the coding sequence ATGGATCGCTTGAAGCAAAGAGAGCTGTTGCACCTGTTGGAAGAAGACAGTCGCATGAGCGCTGAGCAAATCGGAAAAATGATCGGGGAGCCAACCGAGGTTGTTGAGCAGACGATTGCAGCCTTGGAAGCCGAGAAGGTCATTGTCAAATATCCAGCGCTAGTGAACTGGGAGCGTGTGGACGATCATCCGTACGTAAATGCCATGATTGATGTGAAAGTGACGCCGAAGCGCGACGTCGGCTTTGATGAAGTAGCGGAACGAATTTGCCGTTTCCCAGAAGTGAAGGCTGTTTACTTGATGTCTGGTGCAAGCTATGACTTGTCGATTATTTTGGAAGGCAAAACCATGAAAGAGGTAGCCACTTTTGTTTCGCAAAAGCTGTCCACTCTCGATTCGGTTGTCTCAACAGCTACACATTTTATTTTGAAACGTTACAAGCACGATGGCATTGAGCTGGAAGATCGTGACGAAGATCACAGGATGGTGGTTACGCCGTGA
- a CDS encoding sensor histidine kinase has product MTMNRNNQWASFLEPNSLRYQLLSRSLFILSGLLLLIGMIQYLLMEQFLYRSKAESLLNLAVTVPYQVLEDTETLPKNDQYVSALLSLRTPDIKYAFIDNDANVTELFAIPSEGYSPRFPDSLYREILASGVCTFKYKILEGSTGTDYLVVLAPIKSSEQLQGIVQLSTPVGSMREVLFPQLIIFFSASALALLIGLLTYVPVLRRTLNPLSRIEVTVERINAGNLDERLPMDQGQMEIDQLSAVFNGMLERLETSFKIEQEAGERMRRFVADASHELRTPLTSIHGFLEVLLRGAAANPEHLQKALKSMHGETERLNKLVNDLLYLARMDREPAFLLQEGQLDAVVHSMESQLMVLAGDRNVHFRVEPNVTVAFDCDGMKQVILNLFQNAVQHTDPVQGEIELTLSKIANGIELTIRDNGAGIAPEHVPHVFDRFYRIESSRARKSGGAGLGLSITQSIVENHRGKIDVQSSLGTGTVFRVWLPNDLKEGQKTEVVS; this is encoded by the coding sequence ATGACAATGAATCGAAACAATCAATGGGCCTCCTTCCTAGAACCGAACTCTTTGCGTTATCAGCTGTTGTCTCGTTCGTTATTTATCTTATCCGGGTTGCTGCTTCTAATCGGCATGATTCAATACTTATTGATGGAGCAATTCTTGTATCGCAGCAAAGCCGAAAGTCTGTTAAATCTGGCAGTTACCGTTCCGTATCAGGTCTTGGAAGATACGGAAACACTCCCGAAAAACGATCAGTATGTCAGCGCGTTGCTCTCCTTGCGTACACCCGATATCAAGTATGCCTTTATTGACAACGATGCCAACGTGACGGAGCTGTTTGCGATTCCGAGCGAAGGGTATTCCCCGCGCTTTCCTGATAGTTTATACCGCGAGATCTTAGCTAGTGGCGTATGCACTTTCAAATACAAAATTTTGGAAGGTAGCACTGGGACGGATTATTTGGTCGTGCTGGCACCGATCAAATCATCTGAACAGCTGCAAGGAATCGTACAACTGAGTACACCTGTCGGCTCGATGCGGGAAGTGCTATTTCCACAGTTGATCATTTTCTTCTCTGCATCTGCACTCGCCTTGCTAATCGGCTTGTTAACCTATGTGCCTGTGCTTCGCCGTACACTGAACCCACTTTCGCGTATTGAGGTTACCGTTGAGCGGATCAATGCGGGTAATTTGGATGAGCGGCTGCCGATGGATCAAGGTCAGATGGAGATTGATCAATTATCGGCGGTCTTTAACGGAATGCTGGAGCGGTTGGAAACCTCCTTTAAAATCGAGCAAGAAGCTGGAGAACGGATGCGGCGCTTTGTAGCAGATGCCTCACACGAATTGCGAACACCGCTGACATCCATCCATGGTTTTTTGGAAGTGCTGCTGCGTGGTGCGGCGGCAAATCCCGAACATTTGCAGAAAGCATTGAAAAGCATGCACGGCGAGACAGAGCGGCTGAACAAACTCGTCAACGATTTGCTGTACCTGGCTCGGATGGATCGGGAACCGGCTTTCCTTTTGCAAGAAGGGCAGTTGGACGCGGTCGTGCACAGTATGGAATCGCAGCTCATGGTTCTGGCGGGTGACCGAAACGTTCATTTCCGCGTAGAACCGAATGTTACGGTTGCTTTCGATTGTGATGGAATGAAGCAAGTTATTCTCAATCTGTTTCAAAATGCGGTGCAGCATACTGACCCTGTCCAAGGTGAAATCGAGCTTACATTGAGCAAGATTGCCAATGGCATTGAACTGACGATCAGAGATAATGGGGCCGGAATCGCACCGGAGCATGTCCCGCATGTATTCGACCGTTTCTACCGGATTGAATCCTCCCGTGCACGCAAAAGCGGAGGGGCTGGTCTGGGGCTGTCGATTACCCAATCCATTGTAGAAAATCATCGGGGAAAAATTGACGTACAAAGCAGCTTGGGAACAGGGACCGTGTTTCGCGTATGGTTGCCTAACGATTTGAAAGAGGGTCAGAAGACAGAAGTTGTTAGTTGA